In Cydia pomonella isolate Wapato2018A chromosome 12, ilCydPomo1, whole genome shotgun sequence, the sequence TGGCGACAACGGTTTCACTGCTGACAAAACAGGTTTTGTGTACAGcttataaatgaaaaatatcagTGCGTACTAAAACATTTGAAAAGAAAAAgataaacacaataaaaaaggtttttaattACTTTCGGATATTTATTGAAAGTATATTAAATCGACTGGaaaattcatacaaaataaatacgaatatgccgaagtgaaataaaattagcTATTTGTTTAAGGTGAGCccacaaataaatatacacaggtagatattatttaagttttattcatatttgagtgagttttatttcattgtcattatTAAAATCATCATAGTTAATCAATATCGGTGTGGTTAGAACAGAGTCAGGGTTTTCAAGAGGAGCTGTTGTATTCAAGTTTGTACTGAGAATATTTATAGCttgttgtatattattattttagtatttattggtATCATATCCTCTGTACTGATGGCAGACTGACAAACTACTCACTATTTAGGCGactgctttttattttttttaataattggagTACTCCCATTTGGAATTCAAGGATTTCATCTTCGTCAAACTTATCTAACGTTGGTAATATCCCATAAAAAAATGAAAGATGCCGATTCATTGTTTTAGGTTCATTATTTGAATAAGAATccataaatttcattatcttAGCATCTGTAGGTTTAACGTCATTCTTCACGTGTCTTTTAGATATTCGTTCAGCTATTGTGTTTGACGACGTTGCCTTGATATCGTCTGTCTGGGTAGAATCTGATTCCGATGATTCGTTTGCTTCGGAATTATTATCCTGATCTTCGGATTCGAAGCTGTCATTTCCGGTAATACGAGGAAGCCTGGTTATTTTCTGGTTAGGTTGTATTATTTTCTGCAGAAAGGATAACTGTTTACTATATACATAAGGCTTCGTTATTTTGGTTGTTCTGGACCTCTTCTGAccttgtatctttttatatgATCGACTATAACTATCTCTTATGTGAGTCCACCTCTGAATAATTAGTTTAGCTGTAAATGAGAAACGTGGTCAATTACATTGAACACTGGAAGGCAAGTAACAGGGTGCCAAGATGTTTaagagttttaaaaataaagcacATACATATAGGGTAATAATTTGTGTAaagctgtttatttattttatttatttaaactttattacacaaacaaagaaaaatgtacacatGGTGGACTTAATGTCAAAAGGTATTCTCTACTAGTCAATCATTGGGTAAAACAGAGACATATGTTGATGCAGGAGAGattcataaattatttgacA encodes:
- the LOC133523313 gene encoding uncharacterized protein LOC133523313, which translates into the protein MVDESCIDNELLIDLVEQHPVLWDKNTELYKNRVATQAAWKEIMIVFDPNFETKEEKTRQVFAKLIIQRWTHIRDSYSRSYKKIQGQKRSRTTKITKPYVYSKQLSFLQKIIQPNQKITRLPRITGNDSFESEDQDNNSEANESSESDSTQTDDIKATSSNTIAERISKRHVKNDVKPTDAKIMKFMDSYSNNEPKTMNRHLSFFYGILPTLDKFDEDEILEFQMGVLQLLKKIKSSRLNSE